The genomic window CAAATTTGTACCGAGCCGACATCAGACCGGTAAAAATAATTTTTTGGTGTCTTGCTCACTGAGGCGGTATAGCCAATACGCAGGATCATCACTGGCAATTTTCTGTAACAGGGCGATCGGCGAGATGCCAGCCAGATCCAGATATTCTTTATGCATATGGGCTTGATCGTAATAACCGGAATCATGGGCGATGCGAGTTAAATCACCCCAGCCTACCGGCATACCGATAATGTGCAATAAGGACCAGCCAAAGCGCACCACCCTGCGGGCATCGCGCAAGTTGACTCCGAAGGCTTCGCGCATGCGCCGCTCTAGCTGGCGCTCGCCTATGCCAAAATATAGCGACAGGTCTAGCAGCGGAGAAAACATTTTTTGATGCGCAGCTAAAAACTGCGCACCCATGCTGGGTTTTTTCTGGTGATCCAGGGTATCGAGTAAAAACTCTTGAAATAGGGCGACATAGTCAGCGATCTCACGCGGCTCATCCATGGCGGCCAGCAGAGTTTCGACACGTAGGGGATCGGTGACTTGCTGCATAGGCAGATAACTAGACAGTAGCGTGGCCGGGAAAATGCCGCTAGCCTGATGCAGCATGCCGGGGCGTATTCCGACCGAGATCGTGAGTGTCTTAGGCCCGGAAAATGAATGGGCCATTTGATTGAAGGGGCCGCGCAAAATGCAGCGCTGCATAGACAATAGGCTGCCATCGGCTTGCTCCACTTGCACGCTGCCGCGTACCAATAGCATCACCGAGCTTGTTAAGCTCGCTGGGATGTAGGATTCGCAGTCATCCAGTTCCAGCACCAGGATATGCATGAGCAGCTTGGCTAGCTTGGGGTGGGGTGGAAATATCTGTATCGACATGGTGGTGCCAGCGCTGCGCTAGTGGTGGAGTTGGGCTATTTTACCTAAGCGCTGCTGCACATGATAGGTTTGATTCAGCCAGCGTGGCTGCACCAAGCCCAAGCAAATTCAGCGCTAGCGCGTAAAATACGATGTTTAAGATGTCGTCAGCCTTACTCAGCAGGCTGCGCACAGATTTTTATATTAGGAATAAGGTGGTAGCGCAATGACTTTGTATGTTTCTGATCTGGACGGCACCCTATTAGACCGTGACGGCAAGCTGTCGGCGCGTAGCCGCGCCGGGCTGACCGATTTGCTAGAACAAGGTTTGTTGTTTACGGTTGCCAGTGCCCGCCATGTCTCGTCTATCCGCAGCATTCTGGGTGATCTGCCGCTGCGTTTGCCGGTGATCTCGGGTAATGGCGCCTATCTCGGGGCGATGGCTAGCGATCAGCATGAGCTAGTGCATGCGATGGAGCCCGCGTTGGCGCAGTCTATTTTTGCGCTGATAAGGCGGCTAGATCTGATGCCGTTTTTCTCCACCCATAACGGGCAATACGATCAATTGTTTTATCAAGAGGCGCAAAATCTCGGGCAGCAAGGCTTTGTCAGCGAACGCCTGCGCAATGCCGATCCGCGCCTGCGTCATACGCCGCGTTTGCAAGATCATTTGCTGGACCCGGTGGTCACCTTCGTCATCATAGACCGCGCTGCGCCCTTACTGGAGTTGCAGGCTGAGATCACGGCCTTGTGCGGTGATGCGGTCGAGACCCATCTGGCCGACGATCTGTATCTGCCTGGCTGGCCCTGGCTGACGGTGCACGATAGACGTGCCAGCAAAGATCAGGCCATCAAAACTCTGGCAGATCGTTACAGTTTGAATGAACGCGAGATCGTGGTGTTTGGTGACCATGTGAATGACGTCAGCATGCTGCGTGCCGCGCACCGTGGCATCGCCATGGAAAACGCGATCGCCGCCGTCAAGCAAGAGGCACATACCGTGATCGGCCCGCATTACGAAGACAGTGTGCTGCAGTTTATTCAAAACGACTGGCGGCGCTAGTTCAACATAGTTTTCTAATAGGACTTACGCAAAATTGTTCCAGCTAGGCGCACCGCCGAAGACAGTACTTTAGTACGGCAAGGCGAGTGCAACAACGTTGGGGCGGTTTTGCGTAAGTCCTATCTAAGGGTAGCTGCAGGCGCATATTCCATGCGCCTCTCCGGCCTGCATGGCCTGTAAGCCGCATGGGATATGCGCGCTGGCAGGCATGCTTTTCAAAAAAGCAGAATGCTATTTGCAGGCCAGCCAGGCTTCGATCTTGCGATGTGCCACTGTTGAGTTGCTGGTTATTGGGACAATATTTTTTGTAAATCTAGCTTTTACTGGTATAACACGGCCTGATCCTGCAATGATGGCGAATGCCAGGTTCGGGGCGCAATTTAATAACTACTTTTTGGGAATGTGATGAAAAAATCGATACGCTTTATTTCTCTGGCATCTTGCCTGCTGGCGCTGAGTTTGACGCAAGGCTGCGCCACCAAGGTCAAGGCCAGCACTGCGAGTAATCCCGCGCCTAGCGAAGCATTTTCTGCTTATGGACGGATTAACTTAAAGCCGGCAACATTTAAGCAGGGCTACAAAGGGAGCGCCGCTGGTCTGGCGAAAATTGAAGAAAATCTGGCTAAGGATCTGGCGCCTTCTCTGGAAACCTGGAACAAGACGGCTGCAAATGGACGCACTCTAACCATAGAGCCTATCGTGGAAGAGCTAGAGTTTACCCGTGGTGCGACGCGCGTGTTCCTGGGGCCACTGGCGGGTAGCTCAGGCGTGCTGATGCGTATCAAAATTACTGATGCTCAAGGTAAAATTGTGGCGACTCCAGAATTTTTTCAACGCGCCGATGCCATGGCCGCAGGCTTTTTGTTTGGCGTACACGATAATCTGATGCTGACTCGCGTCGCCAACTTGGCGAGTGCTTACGTTATAAATAATTACGGTCGCGCCCAAGGTGGCCCGACGGGCGCTGATGACAAGGCTCTCGCTGCAAAGTAAGCCGTATTTTCACTGGCGTCGCTCTGGCTGCATATTTATTCAGAGTGCCGCTAGCCAAGCATAGATATTTATCCTTCCCTTCCCTTCATCACACGCTTATGTCTGCCAGTCTGCCTACCCTAACCATACATCCCCCCACACTTAGCGACCTGGATGATTTGTACGCCTTCGAGATGTGCAATCGGCTTTATTTTGAGCACTGGATCAATGCACGACCTGCAGATTATTACTCACTAGAGGGTGTCGCGCTCGCGATACAGGCCGCGCAGCAAGATGCCGCCAAGGATAGCGCGTATCAGTATCTGGTGCGTGAAAATGGGCTGTTGCTGGCCAGAGTCAATCTGACCCAGGTAAAGCGCCCACATCATAGACAGGCCAGTTTGGGTTACCGGGTCGCGCAAGAGCACAACGGACGCGGTGTCGCAAAAGCGGCAGTGCGTCTGGCATTGCAGCAGGCATTTACTGAACTGGATCTGTGGCGGATAGAGGCGTGTGCCAGACCAGAAAACCTGGCTTCGGTGAAGGTCTTGTTGGCGAACGACTTCGCGCAATTCGGTCACTCCAAGCGTTGCTTTCAATTGGGCGCTACCTGGTACGATCTCTTGCATTTTGAAGTGCATGCAGCAAAATAGATTTTAGCGTATTGATACCATCGAAAATATTAGAGCCTGGCCCAAGGCGCATATTCCATGCGGGTTTGCGGGCAACATGGCCTGCGGGCCGCATGGAATATGCGCGCTGGCAGGGTGGCTTCAAAAATGGAGCTTAGAGCGCATAGTTTAGGCCCAGAGTTTGCATAAAATGGGCGTATGATTTCTGCATGTTGAAAAACAGATAAAATAACGGCGATCCATGTGCTGCATCCAAACTCTGACTCTATCTAGCCCCCTCTTTAGCCCCTATGAATCCACGCATTATTGCCGTTCACAAAGACACAAATCACAATTTTAGCAAGAACAGTTGTTCGCAACTGAGACTGTTGCAAGGCTTAGGCGTCGAAGGCGATGCGCACTGCGGCGTTACCGTTAAACACCGTTCTCGCGTGGCCTTAGATCCTAGTCAACCTAACCTAAGGCAAGTACATCTATTGCACGCTGAGCTGTTTGACGAGCTAGCGGCACAAGGTTTTCAGCTCAGCCCTGGGGTGATGGGTGAAAATATTACTACCCGTGGCATCGATTTGCTGGCGCTGCCTGTGGGCACCCAGCTGCATTTGGGGACGCAGGCTATCGTTGAGCTGACGGGCTTACGCAATCCTTGCGCGCAGATAGAAAATTTCCAAGCCGGCTTACTCTCCGCGGTGCTTGATTTTGGTCCCGAGGGAGAATTGATACGCAAAGCCGGGGTAATGGGTATCGTGCTGGTGACAGGGATAGTTAGTCCTGATGATACGATTAAAATCCTGCTGCCCGAGGGCGAACATAGGGCGCTGGAGCGGGTCTAAGCGGCGACTACAGCATAGTTTTGAGCGGCTCTCTGTCGAATTCCAAGAAAATAGTTTGTGGAAAAATTAAGAGATGCAAAAGTGAGTTAATAAGCGTAGCATGGTTCCTCGGTGAGAATTTTATGTCTTTTTTCTGAGAGACCTCAAAAAAATGCCCGCCTTTTATTCCTCGAAGTTAATACGCTTAATAGCGCTTAGTTGCAGCGCTTTATGCCTCTCGGCCGAGTTGCATGCCGAGTGTTCCCGCGTCATCAACGTTCCGGTTTCCGCTACCGGCTTGAGCGTGATTACCGCCGGTGAGAAAATTCACGGGATTTTCCCCGATTTACTGCGCCGCCTCGGTGAGAAAAATGCCTGCAGCTTTGCCTTTACCAGTGTTCCCAAGGCGAGGGTGGCAGCGATGTTTGAGGCTGGCAACTCTGACATGATGTTGGCTTCCATAAAAACGCCGCGCAGAGACGAATTTGGTATCTTTTTTCCTATGGTGAGTATTCGGGCAACCTTGATCTCTATCGCGACTTCACGGCCGGCCATAAGCAATTTCAAGGATGTCCTCAAGCAATCTGACATGCATTTAATTTTAGTGCGTGGTTTTGATTACGGTCCCGAGTATCAGCGCTTGATCGATGAGCTCAATAAGCAAGCGCGCGTGTCGTTTGAAAGTGAGCCGCTGTCGGTGGCACGCTTACTTAAACTGCGCCCAACGAGTGCCACGATTATGGCGCCGAGTATTTTCACTGGCGAGTTGCAAGCCGATAGCCGGGTTGAAGATATGCTAGGAAAACTCAGATTTGAACCACTCGATGAGCTGGCCTGGTCGTATAGCGGTAGCTATTTATCCAAGACTGCGCTGACTCAGGCTGACCGCGAAAAACTGGCTAAGATGCTGGAGCAGGCTGGGCAATCTGGCGAAGCCTGGCGTGCATATCAAAAAGTGTACTCGCCCGAGGTCGTCAAAATCAGCATACGCCCACTCAGTGCGCAATAAATACAATAAAAAAACGAGGGCCAGTGATTTCACTGGCCCTCGTTAGTTTAAGTTAGTTTAACTCAACGTCAATCAAAAATAATCAACAATCGTCTGCTGTGGAATTAGCCGCAAGCACCGACATAACCGCAGGAAACGCAACGGCTGCAGCCGTCGATTTTTTGCAAGGCATAGGCACCGCAATCCGGGCATTTTTTACCGGTAGCCGTATAGGTAATGGGTGCCGCATCTGCTTCGTAGGCAAGGTCATCCATGCCGTAGGCTAAGGTTTTGTTTTTGAATTTTTCTGCCAGTACCGTGATTGGTACCTGATTGCCGGCAGCATCCAAAAAGCCGCGTTTCATCAAGATGCGTTGCAGCGAGTAACCGATGGCGGCTACTTCTGATTCATGGAACATCGGCGCTTGCGAACCGTCTTCCTTGGTGATCATGCCGCAGCGTACCGTGCCCTTGTCCCACACCACTTCGCGCATGTCGGCCAGCGCTTTGGCGATCGAGCCACCCGAACGCGCTGCCATCGACAAGAGACGCATACTGGCCGATATCCATTGCTGACCATCGTTCTTCTGGCCGGCTGGCATGAAGAATTCAAACGGTCTTTCTATGGTGGCACGCTCGCCGCCGACAACACCCTGGATGTGAATGAAGCTAACTGTCAGATAAACCGTTTTCTTGCCTTCGTAAGTCATGTACTGCACTTTAGAAGTGACTGACTCCAGGTCGCCAAACGGACGACCATCGAATTGCTTGCGCAGTAAATCGTCATCTGGAATGGATGCTACTGCTGGTACATCCGGTGTGGTGCTGGCGACTGACAGCACGCTACCTAAAATGCTGTTCGGACGGTAGGTGGCGAGGCCTTTGAGACCTGCGCGCCAGGCGTCCATGTACAGATTTTGGAAGTCCTCGTAAGGGTAATCAGCCGGCACGTTGACGGTTTTTGAAATCGCCGAATCAATGAAGGGCTGCACCACTTCCAGCATCTTCATGTGATCGCTGGCCGACATATTGAGCGCGGTGACAAACTGATGCGGCAACTTATTGTCATCGCTAACGTCGTTGCCCAAGTGGCGATACAGGCGCCAGGCGTGATCGGCGACTTCATAGATTTTGCTGTCGCCAACGGCCATGCGTTTCTTACGGTTGTATACCCAAGAGAAGGCCGGTTCTATACCGTTAGAGGCATTGTCGGCGAAGGCCAAGGTGATGGTGCCGGTAGGCGCAATCGACAGCAGGTGTGAGTTGCGCAGACCGTGCTTGGACATGGCGCTGCGGATGGCTTTAGGCAGACGTTTTGCGAACACGCCAGCCAGGTATTTCGTGCTGTTAAACAGCGGGAACGCGCCTTTTTCTTTGGCCAGTTCTATCGATGCCAGATACGAAGTGTCGCGCATGACTTCTGAGATTTTTTGTGCCAGAGCACGGCCTTCGTCTGAGTCGTAACGCAGACCCATCATCACCAGCGTGCTGCCCAGACCCAAGAAGCCAAGGCCGATGCGGCGCTTCGACATGGCTTCGGCTTTTTGCTGTGGTAGAGGCCATGCAGTGGCTTCCAGCACATTGTCCAGCATGCGAATTGCCAGGGTGACGACTTCTTTAAAAGTATCAAAATCAAAGCTGGCAGTATTGCCGAATGCTGCTTTGACGAAACGCGTCAGATTGACCGAACCGAGGCAGCAGCAGCCATAGTCAGGCAAAGGCTGTTCGGCACAAGGGTTGGTCGCTTCTATAGTTTCGCAGTAGTACAGATTGTTTTCTGCGTTCATGCGCGACAAAAACAAAATACCAGGCTCGGCGTGATCGTAAGTCGATTTCATGACTTCGTCCCACAGATCGCGGGCTCTGACGGTCTGGTGTACCCACAGACCATCTTCGCGCAGATAGGCGCCGGCTTCTTTTTTCTCGTCGCCAGGTTCAGCTTTGTGCACCAGACAGAAATCGGTATCGTTAGCGACGGCGTTCATGAACTCATCGGTAACGCCGATGGAGATATTAAAATTAGTCAGGCCGCCCTGGTCTTTGGAACGTATGAATTCGAGGATGTCTGGATGGTCGCCGCGCAATACGCCCATTTGCGCACCACGGCGCGCACCAGCTGATTCTACCGTGGAGCAAGAAGCATTAAACACTTGCATAAAAGAGACAGGGCCGGAGGCGCGTGAACGGGTACCACGTACCAGTGCGTCTTTCGGGCGTATGGTCGAGAAATCGTAACCGACACCACCACCGCGACGCATGGTTTCTGCAGCGTCGGACAAGGCGGTATAGATACCCGGCTTGCCATTGGTGGTGGAGGAGACCGAATCGCCTACCGGTTGCACGAAGCAATTAATCAGGGTGGCGTGCAAATCCATGCCGGCGGCGGAATTAATCCGGCCAGCCGGGACGAAACCATTCTTTTGCGCCCACAAGAATTTTTCTTCGTAATAGGCTTGGAAATCGGGCTGTTCGACACTGGCTAAGGCGCTGGCAACCCGCGCTTGTACGTCCTGGATACTGCTTTCTTCGCCTTTGGCGTATTTTTCTAGTAACACATCGAGAGAGATTTCTTGTGGCGACATTTCAGTCAGTCCTAACATTTTTTCGTTGGCGTTCATCTGGATGAATAAGTAGTGGTGGTAACGGTGAGTGGAGTGCGGCGAAATTTGGGTAAAACGTGAAATTAACTTAAGAACAAAAAGAAATAGCTAATAACAGATTAACAATATGGTCAGAACAGGGGCAGAACAGGGGCAGAACAGGGCCAGCACAGGGTCAGAGCAGCGGCAGAACGGGGCAATAACAAGCAAACAATAGGCAAACAAAAAGCAAGAAACAAAAAATACTTGGGAAATAAGACGACACAGAGAACTATGTCGAAATCGTCATTATTGATTAAATAAGAGTATGTTTTTAGGGAAATTGTTGCAGAGGAATTTTGTTAAAAGTGCTCATGCCAAAGCCAAATCGCGTCAGGCATTATAACCCTAGGCTCTGTTTTTTCCTTGATGCGACTCAAGAATTTCTGGACACTTGGTATGCTGGAAAGATAAGTTGGCGTAAGCTTATTTAATTCAAAATTTGAATTAGTTATAGGGAAAACATCGTGGAAATTAGTAGTTTTGCCGACTTATTAGAGGCCGCTAGAGCGCAGCCACAGCCGCAGAGATTGTTGTTTATGTTCGCCAAGGCAGAATTGCCGCCTGGCGTTAATCCGGAAGAAAAACAGTTATTTGAAAATCGCCAGGGCGGTGCGCTTGCCGCGGTCATGTGCGTCGACAAACTAAGCACAGAATTGCGCGATTTTGCCCATCTGGCGGCAGAGTCCTCACATACCGGCAAGAGTTGGGATATTGTGTT from Undibacterium parvum includes these protein-coding regions:
- a CDS encoding adenosylcobalamin-dependent ribonucleoside-diphosphate reductase, whose product is MNANEKMLGLTEMSPQEISLDVLLEKYAKGEESSIQDVQARVASALASVEQPDFQAYYEEKFLWAQKNGFVPAGRINSAAGMDLHATLINCFVQPVGDSVSSTTNGKPGIYTALSDAAETMRRGGGVGYDFSTIRPKDALVRGTRSRASGPVSFMQVFNASCSTVESAGARRGAQMGVLRGDHPDILEFIRSKDQGGLTNFNISIGVTDEFMNAVANDTDFCLVHKAEPGDEKKEAGAYLREDGLWVHQTVRARDLWDEVMKSTYDHAEPGILFLSRMNAENNLYYCETIEATNPCAEQPLPDYGCCCLGSVNLTRFVKAAFGNTASFDFDTFKEVVTLAIRMLDNVLEATAWPLPQQKAEAMSKRRIGLGFLGLGSTLVMMGLRYDSDEGRALAQKISEVMRDTSYLASIELAKEKGAFPLFNSTKYLAGVFAKRLPKAIRSAMSKHGLRNSHLLSIAPTGTITLAFADNASNGIEPAFSWVYNRKKRMAVGDSKIYEVADHAWRLYRHLGNDVSDDNKLPHQFVTALNMSASDHMKMLEVVQPFIDSAISKTVNVPADYPYEDFQNLYMDAWRAGLKGLATYRPNSILGSVLSVASTTPDVPAVASIPDDDLLRKQFDGRPFGDLESVTSKVQYMTYEGKKTVYLTVSFIHIQGVVGGERATIERPFEFFMPAGQKNDGQQWISASMRLLSMAARSGGSIAKALADMREVVWDKGTVRCGMITKEDGSQAPMFHESEVAAIGYSLQRILMKRGFLDAAGNQVPITVLAEKFKNKTLAYGMDDLAYEADAAPITYTATGKKCPDCGAYALQKIDGCSRCVSCGYVGACG
- a CDS encoding type 2 periplasmic-binding domain-containing protein, producing the protein MPAFYSSKLIRLIALSCSALCLSAELHAECSRVINVPVSATGLSVITAGEKIHGIFPDLLRRLGEKNACSFAFTSVPKARVAAMFEAGNSDMMLASIKTPRRDEFGIFFPMVSIRATLISIATSRPAISNFKDVLKQSDMHLILVRGFDYGPEYQRLIDELNKQARVSFESEPLSVARLLKLRPTSATIMAPSIFTGELQADSRVEDMLGKLRFEPLDELAWSYSGSYLSKTALTQADREKLAKMLEQAGQSGEAWRAYQKVYSPEVVKISIRPLSAQ
- a CDS encoding HAD family hydrolase, whose product is MTLYVSDLDGTLLDRDGKLSARSRAGLTDLLEQGLLFTVASARHVSSIRSILGDLPLRLPVISGNGAYLGAMASDQHELVHAMEPALAQSIFALIRRLDLMPFFSTHNGQYDQLFYQEAQNLGQQGFVSERLRNADPRLRHTPRLQDHLLDPVVTFVIIDRAAPLLELQAEITALCGDAVETHLADDLYLPGWPWLTVHDRRASKDQAIKTLADRYSLNEREIVVFGDHVNDVSMLRAAHRGIAMENAIAAVKQEAHTVIGPHYEDSVLQFIQNDWRR
- a CDS encoding MOSC domain-containing protein produces the protein MNPRIIAVHKDTNHNFSKNSCSQLRLLQGLGVEGDAHCGVTVKHRSRVALDPSQPNLRQVHLLHAELFDELAAQGFQLSPGVMGENITTRGIDLLALPVGTQLHLGTQAIVELTGLRNPCAQIENFQAGLLSAVLDFGPEGELIRKAGVMGIVLVTGIVSPDDTIKILLPEGEHRALERV
- a CDS encoding GNAT family N-acetyltransferase; protein product: MSASLPTLTIHPPTLSDLDDLYAFEMCNRLYFEHWINARPADYYSLEGVALAIQAAQQDAAKDSAYQYLVRENGLLLARVNLTQVKRPHHRQASLGYRVAQEHNGRGVAKAAVRLALQQAFTELDLWRIEACARPENLASVKVLLANDFAQFGHSKRCFQLGATWYDLLHFEVHAAK
- a CDS encoding ribonucleotide reductase subunit alpha — encoded protein: MEISSFADLLEAARAQPQPQRLLFMFAKAELPPGVNPEEKQLFENRQGGALAAVMCVDKLSTELRDFAHLAAESSHTGKSWDIVFVTTMSGKGGVAPSTEEANRPLDMMVQSLRNGNISQYLAFNQSGELVQLS
- a CDS encoding AraC family transcriptional regulator; the protein is MSIQIFPPHPKLAKLLMHILVLELDDCESYIPASLTSSVMLLVRGSVQVEQADGSLLSMQRCILRGPFNQMAHSFSGPKTLTISVGIRPGMLHQASGIFPATLLSSYLPMQQVTDPLRVETLLAAMDEPREIADYVALFQEFLLDTLDHQKKPSMGAQFLAAHQKMFSPLLDLSLYFGIGERQLERRMREAFGVNLRDARRVVRFGWSLLHIIGMPVGWGDLTRIAHDSGYYDQAHMHKEYLDLAGISPIALLQKIASDDPAYWLYRLSEQDTKKLFLPV